One genomic segment of Euwallacea fornicatus isolate EFF26 chromosome 18, ASM4011564v1, whole genome shotgun sequence includes these proteins:
- the LOC136344816 gene encoding PP2C-like domain-containing protein CG9801 isoform X1, which translates to MPSLRKKVSSYLRQLSFYHEPRRHNINENAFVTKYLQGQIHLREGPPIIYGEVPTNLPNYELGNYESGSNSVVCCYSGPNGGLTTVKRTEKHLSVPDDDIDFIDNPEDELITPAIPKKSPKRVVGQPIDNTTMVIKVAGNEYCVTNRPKRHSKSHSLGSISDFGIQVGKTKIDKDFYNSCDKGEDANSNSNHSQCIENAVCDKEDTTITSGRDMGTNNTTTRRKVSETKKPNLSNINHKQDTLKHHFLSSNRIRSGGSSGSSKSQGEKDKNHALSKSQSEGNPFQHKKRGKIIQVQRQQRQRGDESTESANQTSTFIDDSALPAEWNRKSDFCYGISDSLYDKNQATKLKNGDPIADCFGIITRNDSAILAVADGVNWGEKASIAAKSAVHGSLHYLNKIIFNDTKPFENLTNKTEEGTLNNGSLNPCETANLVSNTREVFVSLLRAFNCAHDLILENEGMLTTLTIAVVLPLRQSNGAQDFQYVCCVCNVGDSLAYVYSQKNGIRELTKGSHDVNRNRDMRDALGALGPVDGINPELSNLTLSITTLHKGDIVLVASDGLTDNFDPNVCRFTVNKKPEKGAIVREKQKRTAVRGEEAKAPDSRLDEVSVQKPPVKPPRRSKPRSSASSASHSERSNSSVEKEIKNSSGQSTSKAQLENPLKAHFMRENSLDEPKKFDKENNLNHQKAPSNKGSTLGTNQAVQTYRIMKAKTSLDLRSQSKIQITRNEDGVPYVTPIQRYELQLLLMEDILRNGISGRDTPVTTARKLCENLLNFTMSITAAKRRTLEDQELYFDNRNGLLVEVSDNQKKIRRKRALEKVQPLPGKLDHVTVVAWNVGNVG; encoded by the exons ATGCCCTCACTAAGAAAGAAAGTCTCATCTTATCTGCGTCAATTAAGCTTTTACCATGAGCCCAGAAGACataatattaacgaaaatgcCTTTGTCACCAAATACCTGCAAGG ACAAATCCACTTAAGAGAAGGTCCCCCTATAATTTATGGTGAAGTCCCTACTAACTTGCCCAACTATGAATTGGGAAACTATGAAAGTGGCTCCAACTCAGTAGTCTGCTGTTACTCTGGTCCAAATGGAGGTCTTACCACGGTCAAAAGAACTGAAAAGCACCTTTCAGTCCCTGATGATGATATAGATTTTATAGACAATCCCGAAGATGAACTTA tcACCCCAGCAATACCAAAAAAATCTCCTAAAAGGGTTGTAGGGCAACCCATAGATAATACTACAATGGTGATTAAAGTGGCCGGTAATGAGTATTGTGTGACCAATAGGCCCAAAAGACACAGTAAAAGTCACAGTCTTGGTAGCATATCAGATTTTGGTATACAAGTAGGGAAAACAAAGATAGACAAAGATTTTTATAACAGCTGTGATAAGGGAGAGGATGCAAATTCCAATAGCAATCACTCTCAATGTATAGAAAATGCAGTATGTGATAAAGAAGATACTACTATTACATCAGGTAGAGACATGGGCACTAACAACACCACGACGAGGAGGAAAGTTAGTGAAACTAAAAAACCTAATCTATCTAACATTAATCACAAACAAGACACATTGAAACATCACTTTTTGTCATCAAACAGGATTAGAAGTGGTGGTAGTTCAGGTAGTTCAAAAAGTCAGGGGGAAAAGGACAAGAACCATGCCCTGTCCAAATCTCAAAGTGAAGGCAATCCATTCCAGCACAAAAAGAGAGGAAAAATAATCCAGGTGCAGAGGCAACAGAGACAGAGGG GTGATGAATCGACGGAAAGTGCGAACCAAACCTCTACTTTTATCGACGACTCTGCACTCCCTGCAGAGTGGAATAGAAAATCAGATTTTTGCTACGGGATTTCCGATAGTTTATATGACAAAAATCAAGCGACGAAGCTTAAAAACGGCGACCCTATCGCCGACTGTTTCGGCATTATCACAAGAAATGATTCTGCCATTTTAGCCGTAGCTGATGGCGTCAACTGGG GGGAGAAAGCGAGCATAGCAGCCAAATCTGCCGTCCATGGCTCCTTACACTAcctcaataaaataattttcaacgaCACGAAACCGTTTGAAAATCTAACGAACAAGACTGAAGAGGGGACTTTAAATAACGGCTCATTGAATCCCTGCGAAACTGCCAATCTCGTGTCAAACACTCGTGAGGTGTTTGTGTCTTTGTTGAGGGCTTTTAATTGCGCTCATGATCTCATCTTGGAGAATGAG GGTATGCTCACGACTCTTACCATCGCAGTGGTACTGCCCTTGAGGCAAAGTAATGGTGCTCAAGATTTTCAATATGTTTGTTGTGTTTGTAACGTCGGAGACAGTTTAGCCTATGTTTACTCCCAGAAAAACGGCATCAGGGAGCTAACTAAAG GTTCTCATGATGTCAATCGCAATCGAGACATGAGAGATGCTCTAGGTGCTTTAGGCCCTGTGGATGGTATAAACCCAGAATTGAGCAACCTAACTTTGTCTATAACGACCTTACACAAAGGAGACATAGTTTTGGTGGCTAGTGATGGGCTGACTGACAATTTCGACCCTAATGTCTGCAGATTTACTGTCAACAAGAAGCCCGAGAAAGGGGCAATTGTTCGGGAGAAACAGAAGAGAACTGCTGTTCGAGGGGAAGAAGCTAAAGCTCCCGATAGTAGATTAGATGAAGTTTCAGTGCAAAAACCACCAGTAAAACCTCCCAGGAGGAGCAAACCTAGGAGTTCCGCATCCAGTGCTAGTCACTCGGAAAGGTCAAACTCTTCAGTGgaaaaagagataaaaaacaGCAGTGGGCAAAGTACCTCTAAAGCTCAATTGGAAAACCCGTTAAAGGCCCATTTTATGAGAGAAAATTCCCTAGACGAGcctaaaaaatttgacaagGAAAACAACCTAAACCATCAGAAAGCTCCTTCAAATAAGGGAAGCACTTTAGGGACCAACCAAGCCGTTCAGACCTATCGAATTATGAAAGCTAAAACTTCCTTGGATTTGCGCTCTCAATCCAAAATCCAAATAACAAGGAACGAAGACGGGGTTCCCTATGTCACTCCAATCCAGCGCTACGAATTGCAATTGCTATTGATGGAGGACATTCTGCGCAACGGCATTTCTGGGAGGGACACCCCCGTTACAACTGCAAGAAAATTATGCGAAAACCTCCTCAATTTTACTATGAGCATCACCGCGGCGAAGCGACGCACTTTGGAGGATCAGGAATTATATTTCGACAATCGGAATGGGCTTTTGGTGGAGGTGTCAGACAACCAGAAGAAAATCCGAAGGAAGAGGGCTTTGGAAAAGGTGCAACCGCTGCCCGGAAAGCTGGACCACGTAACTGTGGTAGCGTGGAATGTGGGAAACGTCGGGTGA
- the LOC136345159 gene encoding uncharacterized protein C6orf136 produces MPPALRYLHKLTGSLITSKHLGLFSQKCLISQSVQYSNIVHLQRRIVDNPFPDNDIKLEESYIYDNREISSDIVTKTQISKLVTSDKLCSTNKREEILLTSKPQGTEGRPPPEKLLHVYKVLSESLPKIFIQPMDYSLYSKNIVFEDNIRNVRTEGLINYVRQVALLRTIAHLKFAYVKFDILKITQHPEDGTVRIRWRIVGVSGFKVMVQFWKYKLWKMKKTIKENEAWYDGFSTFYINAEGKIVRHIANKMMPDSDSVTEERSTDFNSTKLALMVSVIPRFSEIGLFT; encoded by the coding sequence ATGCCACCAGCACTAAGATATCTCCACAAGCTTACTGGGTCTTTAATTACGTCCAAGCATTTAGGTCTCTTTTCTCAAAAGTGTTTAATTAGTCAAAGTGTTCAGTATTCTAACATCGTGCATCTTCAACGAAGAATCGTAGACAACCCATTTCCAGATAATGACATTAAGCTTGAAGAAAGTTATATATATGATAACCGAGAAATTTCAAGTGACATTGTTACCAAAACCCAAATTAGTAAGTTAGTTACATCTGATAAATTATGTTCGACCAATAAACGTGAAGAGATTCTATTAACAAGTAAACCTCAAGGAACTGAAGGTCGACCACCTCCAGAGAAATTACTGCAtgtatataaagttttaaGTGAATCtttaccaaaaatatttattcaaccAATGGATTATTCACTTTACTCAAAAAACATAGTATTTGAAGACAACATTAGGAATGTAAGAACTGAAGGACTAATCAATTATGTGAGACAAGTAGCTCTGCTGAGAACTATAGCACACTTAAAGTTTGcttatgtaaaatttgatattttgaaaatcacacAACACCCAGAAGATGGAACTGTGAGGATTAGGTGGAGAATTGTAGGGGTGTCTGGCTTTAAAGTGATGGTACAATTCTGGAAATACAAACTGTGGAagatgaaaaaaacaattaaagaaaatgaggCTTGGTATGATGGGTTTTCCACCTTTTATATCAATGCAGAAGGAAAAATTGTACGACACattgcaaataaaatgatGCCAGATTCAGATTCTGTTACTGAAGAAAGGTCTACTGATTTTAACAGTACAAAACTTGCCCTTATGGTATCTGTTATACCTAGGTTTTCAGAAATTGGATTGTTTACCTAA
- the BORCS6 gene encoding BLOC-1-related complex subunit 6, with product MQFDDPTKPTYSPTPSLSTVPKTPVAMTLKAELECAMQNSKLEDPPDLDEDEISQHMTQSYSEISAKSGISPETENQSSLILDLDSVEVDEQFSKRPVTLCYEQSSERPVRPLNLDGTVRVEGNMTHFVAEDLETKIKLSSPVTKKSETPSGSRTGTPNTLYRQLLDPQLGHVNATLINDLECEVQRIATSVDSLVENLSGILHSISSITADNVDIYKNAVSKMSDSMDGNIKSMYTMMAKAEEITQNMKGVEAQAVRIKEVKKLVDLLESFV from the coding sequence ATGCAATTTGACGATCCAACTAAACCAACCTATTCCCCAACACCCTCTTTGTCTACAGTACCTAAAACTCCCGTTGCTATGACTTTAAAAGCAGAGCTCGAGTGTGCAATGCAAAACTCAAAACTTGAAGATCCTCCTGATCTGGATGAAGATGAAATCTCCCAACACATGACTCAGTCCTACAGTGAAATTTCTGCCAAATCTGGTATAAGCCCTGAAACTGAAAACCAGAGCTCATTAATATTAGACTTAGACTCTGTGGAAGTGGATGAACAGTTTAGCAAGCGACCTGTCACCTTGTGCTATGAGCAAAGCTCTGAGAGGCCAGTGAGACCCTTAAATTTGGACGGAACTGTACGAGTTGAAGGTAACATGACTCATTTTGTGGCTGAAGATTTGGAGACCAAGATAAAGTTGTCAAGTCCTGTGACGAAAAAGAGTGAGACTCCCAGTGGGTCAAGGACAGGCACTCCTAATACTTTATACAGACAATTACTGGATCCTCAACTTGGGCATGTGAATGCAACTCTCATAAATGATCTGGAATGTGAAGTTCAAAGAATTGCTACATCTGTAGATAGTCTTGTAGAGAATTTGAGTGGAATTTTGCACTCAATCTCTTCAATAACTGCAGATAATGTGGATATTTATAAGAATGCCGTTTCTAAAATGTCAGATTCCATGGATGGAAACATAAAGAGTATGTACACTATGATGGCAAAAGCTGAAGAAATTACACAAAATATGAAAGGAGTTGAGGCTCAAGCTGTCAGAATTAAGGAAGTTAAGAAGCTTGTTGATTTATTGGAGTCATTTGTTTaa
- the LOC136344816 gene encoding PP2C-like domain-containing protein CG9801 isoform X2 → MPSLRKKVSSYLRQLSFYHEPRRHNINENAFVTKYLQGQIHLREGPPIIYGEVPTNLPNYELGNYESGSNSVVCCYSGPNGGLTTVKRTEKHLSVPDDDIDFIDNPEDELSDESTESANQTSTFIDDSALPAEWNRKSDFCYGISDSLYDKNQATKLKNGDPIADCFGIITRNDSAILAVADGVNWGEKASIAAKSAVHGSLHYLNKIIFNDTKPFENLTNKTEEGTLNNGSLNPCETANLVSNTREVFVSLLRAFNCAHDLILENEGMLTTLTIAVVLPLRQSNGAQDFQYVCCVCNVGDSLAYVYSQKNGIRELTKGSHDVNRNRDMRDALGALGPVDGINPELSNLTLSITTLHKGDIVLVASDGLTDNFDPNVCRFTVNKKPEKGAIVREKQKRTAVRGEEAKAPDSRLDEVSVQKPPVKPPRRSKPRSSASSASHSERSNSSVEKEIKNSSGQSTSKAQLENPLKAHFMRENSLDEPKKFDKENNLNHQKAPSNKGSTLGTNQAVQTYRIMKAKTSLDLRSQSKIQITRNEDGVPYVTPIQRYELQLLLMEDILRNGISGRDTPVTTARKLCENLLNFTMSITAAKRRTLEDQELYFDNRNGLLVEVSDNQKKIRRKRALEKVQPLPGKLDHVTVVAWNVGNVG, encoded by the exons ATGCCCTCACTAAGAAAGAAAGTCTCATCTTATCTGCGTCAATTAAGCTTTTACCATGAGCCCAGAAGACataatattaacgaaaatgcCTTTGTCACCAAATACCTGCAAGG ACAAATCCACTTAAGAGAAGGTCCCCCTATAATTTATGGTGAAGTCCCTACTAACTTGCCCAACTATGAATTGGGAAACTATGAAAGTGGCTCCAACTCAGTAGTCTGCTGTTACTCTGGTCCAAATGGAGGTCTTACCACGGTCAAAAGAACTGAAAAGCACCTTTCAGTCCCTGATGATGATATAGATTTTATAGACAATCCCGAAGATGAACTTA GTGATGAATCGACGGAAAGTGCGAACCAAACCTCTACTTTTATCGACGACTCTGCACTCCCTGCAGAGTGGAATAGAAAATCAGATTTTTGCTACGGGATTTCCGATAGTTTATATGACAAAAATCAAGCGACGAAGCTTAAAAACGGCGACCCTATCGCCGACTGTTTCGGCATTATCACAAGAAATGATTCTGCCATTTTAGCCGTAGCTGATGGCGTCAACTGGG GGGAGAAAGCGAGCATAGCAGCCAAATCTGCCGTCCATGGCTCCTTACACTAcctcaataaaataattttcaacgaCACGAAACCGTTTGAAAATCTAACGAACAAGACTGAAGAGGGGACTTTAAATAACGGCTCATTGAATCCCTGCGAAACTGCCAATCTCGTGTCAAACACTCGTGAGGTGTTTGTGTCTTTGTTGAGGGCTTTTAATTGCGCTCATGATCTCATCTTGGAGAATGAG GGTATGCTCACGACTCTTACCATCGCAGTGGTACTGCCCTTGAGGCAAAGTAATGGTGCTCAAGATTTTCAATATGTTTGTTGTGTTTGTAACGTCGGAGACAGTTTAGCCTATGTTTACTCCCAGAAAAACGGCATCAGGGAGCTAACTAAAG GTTCTCATGATGTCAATCGCAATCGAGACATGAGAGATGCTCTAGGTGCTTTAGGCCCTGTGGATGGTATAAACCCAGAATTGAGCAACCTAACTTTGTCTATAACGACCTTACACAAAGGAGACATAGTTTTGGTGGCTAGTGATGGGCTGACTGACAATTTCGACCCTAATGTCTGCAGATTTACTGTCAACAAGAAGCCCGAGAAAGGGGCAATTGTTCGGGAGAAACAGAAGAGAACTGCTGTTCGAGGGGAAGAAGCTAAAGCTCCCGATAGTAGATTAGATGAAGTTTCAGTGCAAAAACCACCAGTAAAACCTCCCAGGAGGAGCAAACCTAGGAGTTCCGCATCCAGTGCTAGTCACTCGGAAAGGTCAAACTCTTCAGTGgaaaaagagataaaaaacaGCAGTGGGCAAAGTACCTCTAAAGCTCAATTGGAAAACCCGTTAAAGGCCCATTTTATGAGAGAAAATTCCCTAGACGAGcctaaaaaatttgacaagGAAAACAACCTAAACCATCAGAAAGCTCCTTCAAATAAGGGAAGCACTTTAGGGACCAACCAAGCCGTTCAGACCTATCGAATTATGAAAGCTAAAACTTCCTTGGATTTGCGCTCTCAATCCAAAATCCAAATAACAAGGAACGAAGACGGGGTTCCCTATGTCACTCCAATCCAGCGCTACGAATTGCAATTGCTATTGATGGAGGACATTCTGCGCAACGGCATTTCTGGGAGGGACACCCCCGTTACAACTGCAAGAAAATTATGCGAAAACCTCCTCAATTTTACTATGAGCATCACCGCGGCGAAGCGACGCACTTTGGAGGATCAGGAATTATATTTCGACAATCGGAATGGGCTTTTGGTGGAGGTGTCAGACAACCAGAAGAAAATCCGAAGGAAGAGGGCTTTGGAAAAGGTGCAACCGCTGCCCGGAAAGCTGGACCACGTAACTGTGGTAGCGTGGAATGTGGGAAACGTCGGGTGA